The genomic stretch CCTGGTGAACCACTTCTGCGAGGAGTTCAGGCAGAAGTACAAGCTCGACGTAAAGTCGAAGCCACGGGCACTGGGCCGGTTGTACCAGGAGTGTgagaaactgaaaaaactgatGAGCGCGAACTCCTCAGACCTGCCCCTTAACATTGAGTGTTTCATGAATGACATCGACGTCTCCGGCAAACTCAACAGGTTGGGTTACTACTACTTGTCACATATTTAAACAGAATGATAAATAagtgttgttattttttcaaGTCAATCCACTTTCTGCTGCACTATATCAGGCTCACTTTTCATGTGGTGTTATGTCTACACACTCTACTAATACACTATTTATTAATGAGCGAATTGGTATGTGTTCCAAATAATGAATGATTCCTATTTCAAATCTCTTTTTTATGCAATATGGACGTGggcgactaaagacatgtccacccgatcgattagtcgactaaaacgggagtgtggcaaaagctctcaactCTTACACCTGTTTATATCGGACCTAAAATGCATTCATAAGACGACAACTCCACCTGAGTTCACacaaaagtgcactgtgtagaCCAACTCCATTGCACACTAGATTTGGTTCTGTTTAATTTACTTTTGGGTCGGCCATGTTCACTCACTGCAAACACCACATCATGAGCCatgtgagagtccatcagctgattgccAAACTTAATTCTATGACAACCTGCTTCAAGTAGACAGAATATGAGTGTGTGCACTTGTTTCCCCTATACgcagtggtcttttctttcacctgtgtcTAAATACACTGTAAAGACTGTATGTGCTTGTGGAGGAGAAAATGCTATTTGAACAGCGCACAGACATTGCCTCGTCAGACAAATGTGTCacacagcagctctgcagcaaCCATTCATGCAATTATACATCTTCCGAGAgcttttttttgacaaattcCATACTGTCGGCCCAAGGTCAGTTGTGTTCACACTGCACTTGCCCCACTCCAGAGTGCAAGTGAAGCTACTCCCAGATCTCCTGCTTGAAGTGCAATCAGAGCAGCCGTGTACTGCGATCCAGAATGCATTCGCACCAGCCTTGACCTATTAATCAACTAAACGACTAAAGGACTACAGTCCTATTATGAAATgtaaattataatgaaaaaaataactgaaaatgaaaGGGTGTAATCCAAAAAGTGCTCCTGTGTTTCTAAAGTAGCTGCAATTACAGTGTGACTATTGTAAGCAGTTGAGCGCTGTATTAGTATGGCCCATTTTAATCTAGCTATAAAAAGAAGCTTGCTTGTGTGGGCGTGCTAATAATATGTTGTGACTGTGTTTTCCCAGGGGTCAGTTTGAGGAGATGTGTGCGGGGCTGCTGGCCAAAGTGGAGGCTCCCCTTCGCAGCGTCATGGAACAAGCCAGTGAGTACCACCAGCTGATTTAGAGACAATAAAATCTCCTACACAAATGAATAGTCAGATAACTTAATTGTCCTAATTACACACACACGGTTGTCTCAGCAGTGCATATTAAAAGATATATTAAAAAGGTGGATGTTGTTTAAAAAACATCTAAGATCCTCAGTAGTAATACTATATTCATGTAAGATGATGTACGTAAGCATCATGTGCTCTGACAGGCCTCCCCTCCAGACACTGGCAGCACACATGGCTGAACCAGTTCTCCAGTTATGTTATCCTGCCTGTTTTATAATccagttttatttgttgttgttgggttttttttagtacCAATAAATGAACCCCCAAAACACTATGTAGATGTATCACTTTTTAGTTAAATTCCCTGTCTAACATCTCTCGTGTTCTTTGGTTTCTCAGAGCTGAAGAAAGAGGACATTTATGCAGTGGAAATCGTCGGCGGTGCCTCCAGAATTCCCGCCATCAAAGAGCGAGTCAGTAAATTCTTCAGTAAAGAGCTCAGCACCACTTTGAACGCAGACGAGGCCGTGGCACGCGGCTGTGCTCTGCAGGTAATCCACAAATCTTTAAACCAAAAGGATCATTTAAAAAGCTGTATTTTGTAACACGCAATGTTATTTTCTAGTGCGCCATCTTGTCACCGGCATTCAAAGTCAGAGAGTTTTCCATCACAGACGTCGTTCCATATTCAATCTCACTGAAATGGCATTCAGcggcagaggagggacagaggtattgtattgttaaagaaaaaaaaacataatatgaagCATTATTATGATATTTTATTCATTGAAATTGGATTTTTAGGCTCGATAAAAGACTAAATTTTATATACTTCTGATcatcaaacaataaaattatACCTATTAGTTCAAACCCCAACATCTGACTCACTAAAGATTCAAAATGGCAGTTTTTTCTATTCTGCAGTATGGAATTTatatttttcagttgttttataGTGTTAGTATTTTTTAACTGGGAATCTTTATCAGCATTATTAACAGACTTTTCAtccttgtttttgtattttgttgcagCGATTGTGAGGTTTTCCCCAAGAACCACGCTGCTCCTTTTTCCAAAGTCCTGACGTTCTACAGAAAAGAACCATTCTCTCTGGAAGGATACTACAACAGCCCCAAAGAACTGCCCTACCCCACAGCCACCATCGGTAACTCTACTCACACCCACTACAGCTCGAGTTATTTGTTTATACACACAGATCTTGACTTTTGCCCTTCTTGATCCATCAGGCCAGTTCGTAGTCAAAAACGTGATCCCGCAGCAGTCGGGTgagagttcaaaggtcaaagtgAAGGTCCGAGTCAACATCCACGGCATCTTCAGCGTCTCCAGCGCCTCTCTGGTGGAGGTGGTCAAATccacagagggggaggagcctaTGGAAACCGATCCAATCACTGCAAAGGAAGAAGAGGTAAGACATTTATATGGATGCAAAATCACAAAGACTGTGATAAAACGTTGACAAATGTTAATGCCCctagatatgtttaaaatgcacaactaaatctggattttaaaacattaaaatctcaaatctaaaaattgttttccaaaatagTTAAGCGCAGTGAGTATGGATTATAGAGATAACATGCCACTGACAGTTTATAACATGTAACTTTGCTCAACCAGGACACACCTAGTATTTTCTTTGCCATGGAGTCAGCTCTGAGGCATTCAAGTAAATTGTTCAAACAGGCCTAAGACAGCTTTAAAAAGGGTGGACTTGTTTTCCTTTGACAGGATTGTTACTGCCATCTGCGCTGTTAAACAAACTGCTAAAGAATGCTCATTTTCAAAATGCCCACTGTAATGTGGACAAGATTGTGCTGGCATTTAGTAGTTTTGGCAGATCAGTAAATTGTAACTCCATTGGCTTGAAAAGAACTTTAATTAAACACTTGAACATTTCAGGAGGTTGTCAAAACACCTAGTTAAGTGGTGAagtagaacttttttttttttcctaaattgGTGTGTTTCACTTTGTCTCAGCCTGACAATTTATTcattgaaacattaaaaacagagctttaagtctgtatctaattatgttttttatacgAATTCTTATTTGATTTGCTGATGTTGGCATAGAAACGGgagacattttgttttactACTAATTTAACCAAACCATATTAAACTACGGTTAGTGTTTCATTGCATGTTGGTTATTGCTAACCCAAGTATTCATGGTGTTTCATTTGACAAATGCTAGAACTAATGAAATTTTAGCAGGACTTGCAtaaaagcacaaatcagctctccTGTTATAGTTCCATCTACGGCAGTGCCTCCAGCGAGCCGCCCCCCGAGGGAATGtacatgacatcagctgcaaagtatcagttggtAGCCCTTGGTagtctcttttttcttttttttccccatcgATAACATGTGTGTAACTCCTTCACACCTTGCATTTAAAAGCCCATAATTTAAGGTTGGGCTGACTGTTAAGTGACACCATTGAACCGGGATAATCATgtcaacagagagagagataagaccGCACTTACTTGAGCATGGAAACATATGTTCTTTTAAtactattttgtatttgttttatttctcctGTGTCAGAATAAAATGCAGGTGgatcaggaggagcagaaaatgCCTGGAGGTGCGGGGGAGAAGAAGTCAGAGGCTGAGGAGATGGAGGTCTTTAACATTTCATCATTTAACAGTAACTTGACTAGTGTGGCGAcgtttttgaatgttttgtttaaactgCACCCGACGCATAAACCGCAGAGACCCTCATTTATCATCAGTCTCTGAAAGTCCTGCCCTCTCACTCTAATTTTACCCTGAGTTTCCTAAAACGTCTACACAATTATAACttgtttttataataaatgcattttgaaggttaatgtttattttatccaGATCAAGCCGTTCAAAAGGCAGTTATACTTTTGAATGGTCTATGTTCATAACCTTTTgaagaataataataactaattaGAAAACCGAGGGGCCGCAGTAGGGCAGTCAAGCAGAGCGCAGCCGGTTCAGATCTCACCAGATTTACATATGGTCATCGTTTCACCGCATCTCCAGTCTCAGTAATGTAGCTGTGTTATGACATctagattaaaaaataataataataatttctatgaAGTCCAGCATCGAAATGTACATACAGATATTACCAATAATTGCCAGTACACATTATCAACTAGTATTTACATTTTAGGACACGATagcaacacaatataaacaatatatgTGATTGCTGAATTATGGAAGGACAGAAGTTGTGCCTTGGACAATATCAGTTCGTGACAGACTTTCAGTTAACTAAATATTTggaaattatttgtattttattaacaaCATTACCTTCCATCCTACACTAAATGCTTTGTtgaattaaagaagacattgtgcttgtgtttgctatataATTTATGACttaatctatgacatctgtggatcagTCTGTTTAgtttgggcattttaaatcacaatatcaatctaaaacaacttaataaaaaaacaggtcCACTCACTTCTACGTTAGAATATTTCGGTGCCCAATGTGAGTCAACGCGTctgtaaacgtcgtcacaacaaagagttggTATAGGacatggacagctgcagatcatgtTAGCGAGCAGaagatttttattaaattgtaccaaaatgactacgtgacacTGCAGAATCCTATGTGTATTATCAAAGTAGAGAGAAGTGGGCGTAGGGATCAGGGATGGTGAAAATaggagttgatcggcaatatggtgcCTTGAAAATAACGGATTAAAGCTggctcaaatatgcacaaatcacaCCAAATAAACCTTTGACAGTGTAAATGCTGAgagaaaacaattataacatggttgaaagctctaaaaagtaaattttgcttGCGTGCCTACTAGTGTCTATATTAAGAGTTACATTActaaaaagctctaaaaataCTAAGTACTAAATAACATTCAAAGATGCTGTCCCTAATGAATCTAAAATACTATTTAACCAACTCCTCTTAGTGCCTCTGCATGTGTAGTTGCCCCCCCTGCTGGTCAGACAGCTCACAACACATGTtattctttttatgtttttttttttcagtaatacTTAACAAAAACTCAACCACCCTGTCCCTTTTCCAGACATCGACAGAGGACTCTAAGGAGGAAAAGAAGAACGAGCCGCCCCAACCCAAAAAGGCAAAAGTCAAGACGAAGACGGTGGAGCTCCCCATTGAGAACAGTTTGCACTGGCAGCTGTCCACAGACGTGCTCAATGGGTTTGTGGAGAATGAGGTAATGCTCCAAAAATCACCAGGAATGTAGAGCACGCTGATGTAGTGTTTAATAGCCATAGTTCAAGCAACAGGCAATGAAAACGTATTTGTGTAcctatttttaaacaaactgtGTGTAAGAGTTTAGTTTTTAATTCCGTAACCATGACCTAACTGATCTCAGACACACGTAAACATGTTCAGATTAAATATTCTAGTGCTGTTTTATTCTTAATAACCAAACCTTTGAACGTGATAGTCAAGTTCTTTACGTTATAATTTTtgggtgttttggttctcaagacgattatccagtcagaaagcagaatgagcctcacatgagtctcacatttgtgttgccagtttcagtgctgaaatccagttggtttataTCTAAAAgggctctctctgatctgaatcctcactacctaaacctcagcatCTGCAGCTCATCATTAATCAGCTCCTTAtaacctgtccatatactgagaatgagaaaaacttgtctgtgttctgtctgtgtaTCTGTAGGTAAAGGCCCTGGCAGCTcagtacctttttttttttttcaaactgcagGCTGCATAAATTTCCTTTAATATCATTTGTTAAACAGCTGTGTTTTGCGTGACTCGTTTTACCACTTATTGCCTAAAATAGTCAGTGAGACTAATGGGCCAGGATCACATGCTgattttaaaagtacagatgtagaaataaaagttaatttaatattatttaattagTTATAATAGTTTTTCTTGTGTGCCCTTGTAATAAGACATTCTAATACTAGTCATTTCTAATAAGTCTGTATGTTTCAGCTTATATTTAACTGCTCTGCTTTGTCACATATTATAGTCATTGATAAATTTGATATTTTAGGttttgtattgatttgtttGATTGGGACATTTGCAGGGCAAGATGATCATGCAGGACAAGctggaaaaagagagaaatgacGCCAAGAACAATGTAGAAGAATATGTTTATGAGATGAGAGACAAACTGCACGGAGTACTGGAGAAATTCGTCACCGAAGCAGtgagtataaaataaaatagttgcGTCTGCTACTGTATTAGGAGCTTTTATGTAATAATTGTATGCATCGCTTGTAAAGGAGTGGTAGAAGGTGCTGTTAACGTTATACTGTGTTACAATATAGACATACTACATACAGTGTTTGGCTTTTGGTTACAGTTgttgaatttgtttatagcaaAGGATGAAGTTACTACTagttgctatggatcagacctggacgacggaggattacacagacattttgaatttatttagtaTAATTTGCCTAGTCTTATTTCTAACtacataaaaaatgtgttttccattCTGAAATCTGGAGTATATATCAGCTTCGTTCTTACCGTCTTTAGGATCGCGATACATTCTCTTTGAAACTGGAGGATACAGAGAACTGGCTTTATGAAGATGGAGAGGACCAACAGAAACAAGTTTACATTGACAAACTGTCTGAACTTAAGGTAAATAAAACAAGTTCAAATAATGTACTCAGTCTGTCCTTGTGCACTAACccaatgatttttttcccccctcaaCAGAAAATGGGTCAGCCGATATGTGACAGATACATGGAGGCAGAGGAGCGGCCGAGAGCGTTCGACGAGCTCGGCCAACAGATCCAGCAATACATGAAGATCATCGAATGTTACAAAGCAAAAGTAGGAGCCGTTTATTATTTGTGTCATGTAAATGCATTCACGTTGATTTACTGACACTTTAATTGCCGTTCCGTCGACAGGACGAGCAGTACAACCACCTGGATGAGCTGGAGGTGACCCGGGTGGAGAAACAGGTGAACGACGCCATGGTTTGGATGAACAGCAAAATGAACCAACAGAACAGTCAAGACCTGACTGTGGACCCAGTGGTCAAGGTCGCAGAGATCCGCGGAAAGGCCAAGGTAAGAGGACACATGCGTATTATGGGCATTTACgtagaatataaaatgtatctaaggtgtatacttaataataatgaaaataacgGTAAGGAGACTCATGCATTACCTGAATTCTCGCCTGGTCTTTTGCAAATTTGAtgttatttaagttttattgtGACCATAATGTAGCATATCAAAAAGAGTGTATGTTACATTGATTTTAAGTATTATATAAAAAACTGACAATACTTtgccttttttaaattgttaggCTCTTATTAACTTCCtgatctatctctatggaaacaaggaaGCAACTTATTGATCAGATTTGGGGGGttttaagcaacaaaaacacctgtaattgaataaatgcaaggcagataaaatgaataccatattgtgaaacaAGGCAAATCAGTTTTATCTCTGTGGTTTCAATTGTTTCCACTTCCTTTTCTCCAAAAACAGCTTCTAGACTAGCTGTAGTAAAGGTGCATTTTCCTAATAATTGAGTAGTAATAGCCGTACAATGAGTGACGTGTTCCTTCTCCATCTTTACAGGAGCTCTACTCGTCCTGCAACCCTGTCGTCACCAAACCAAAACCCAAAGTGGAGTCACCGAAAGAGGAGAAAGCGCCCACGAACGGGCCCGTGAACGGACACGACGAGCCTGCGCCCACAGAGGACAAAGCCACGCCCACAGGCAAAGGGAAGGAGACGCCGGAAAACAAACTGCCCCAAATGGACATCGATTAAATCCTTTACGTCAACAGCTGCAGTTCCCTTCCTCCGTGCGTCCTGCCGCTCCTGTCCTGATAGCTGATTTTTTTAAGATTGTAAAATGGTGGCAGTAGATTATTGTTTTTGAAGAAATGAGAAGTCTGTACAAAACCCAGCACTGTTCGTTAAATCGGCCGACTGTTGGCATggtttaatttatatattatttttgatttCAACATTAGATAGAATGTTGATAACGATTACAAATTTGTGAGTGTATTTTCGAAAATGGCTTTATTTTCTGTGTTGCTGATAACATTTACGTTACATTAATAGAAATATGATTGTTTTATGCTTTGAGATTGACAAAAGATGTGGAACAGTAAAGCAGTTATCCATAAATACTGAAACATTGTATGTATATGATTGCCGTAAGCGAGGTTTTGGGACTATTGTAAACTATGTGGATTGTTCTAGGGCTGTATATGACAATAGTGCTTTTTCACTTAAATAACTGCAACTGCTGCATACCGACGTATTTTGTTTAAGGAATGTttctgttcactttacctgttcTGTCCGTTAAAGCTAGTTGATACTACGACTTGGTGTCAtgcagtattttgtttttgccattcattgcatttgttgtattttt from Periophthalmus magnuspinnatus isolate fPerMag1 chromosome 14, fPerMag1.2.pri, whole genome shotgun sequence encodes the following:
- the LOC117381116 gene encoding heat shock 70 kDa protein 4-like, whose amino-acid sequence is MSVVGFDLGFQSCYVAVARAGGIETIANEYSDRCTPSFVSFGPRNRTIGAAAKSQVVTNYKNTIQGFKRFHGRAFTDPYVQAAKSNLVYDLAQMPNGATGIKVMYMEEDRVFSIEQVTGMLLTKLKETAESALKKPVVDCVISVPSYYTDAERRSVMDAAQIAGLNCLRLMNETTAVTLAYGIYKQDLPAPEEKPRIVVFVDLGHSGYQVSVCAFNKGKLKILATAFDSDLGGKDFDDILVNHFCEEFRQKYKLDVKSKPRALGRLYQECEKLKKLMSANSSDLPLNIECFMNDIDVSGKLNRGQFEEMCAGLLAKVEAPLRSVMEQAKLKKEDIYAVEIVGGASRIPAIKERVSKFFSKELSTTLNADEAVARGCALQCAILSPAFKVREFSITDVVPYSISLKWHSAAEEGQSDCEVFPKNHAAPFSKVLTFYRKEPFSLEGYYNSPKELPYPTATIGQFVVKNVIPQQSGESSKVKVKVRVNIHGIFSVSSASLVEVVKSTEGEEPMETDPITAKEEENKMQVDQEEQKMPGGAGEKKSEAEEMETSTEDSKEEKKNEPPQPKKAKVKTKTVELPIENSLHWQLSTDVLNGFVENEGKMIMQDKLEKERNDAKNNVEEYVYEMRDKLHGVLEKFVTEADRDTFSLKLEDTENWLYEDGEDQQKQVYIDKLSELKKMGQPICDRYMEAEERPRAFDELGQQIQQYMKIIECYKAKDEQYNHLDELEVTRVEKQVNDAMVWMNSKMNQQNSQDLTVDPVVKVAEIRGKAKELYSSCNPVVTKPKPKVESPKEEKAPTNGPVNGHDEPAPTEDKATPTGKGKETPENKLPQMDID